One window of the Eucalyptus grandis isolate ANBG69807.140 chromosome 8, ASM1654582v1, whole genome shotgun sequence genome contains the following:
- the LOC104439969 gene encoding histone-lysine N-methyltransferase ATXR3 — MGDGGVACMPLQHQHNSIMDRLSAPEKALCGGNGFSAKPLKLDGSQPKKKMKKVKKVVTVKKVRTLKSEVALARKDKGGQQVENGEASADKAQNDEVEEGELGTLKWPAKEVENGELAPEKPQPRKTEGDKEETVAEKLRKVELEHHGEYVSGRPRKAEVEKEEIILEKSRRGEAEKGELRPWRGSIDDVEKGEFIPDRWGRGEAAKDDYRYCRSRRYDAVSHKVWRRDLDHTPPSHMGSSGKYSGDDNYRKKEFSRSAGLQVKNPFKWEAGQEKIVKLGSKVVDEGGSHRVDYHNGKNQGRDYFPGSRLKRHGHDADSDSSDRDRKNYADYADYAGPKSRRISDDGVRPVQSEHYSRHSPERLHRNSSSFRLSSFDKHTSKHHEISVSSRGAYDRHGRSPVQADRSPRGRTRYHDHRERSPLHHERSPYNRERSPRYPGRIFSSRDKSPYSRQRSPYARDNAPYNREKSPCGRERTPYGRERSPYGRDKSPFERSHHFDRRNRSPCAERSPQDRGRHRDRRDTHQNNNERSQVDRGRPNNNRETSHKSGKEKPNIQLGNKGEEEKPNERNSTAMEADNSIKECDVRVSMPNTDTSSHEERSGSIQSHKEDQTQSPSVDCKESPNVNGVPQEELLSMEEDMDICDTPPHVPLVADSTVGKWIYLDYLGCECGPSKLCDLKSLVQDGILHSDHFIKHMDSNRWMTVENAASPLVTVTFPSIVSENITQLVNPPEAPGNVLDDTADGGQSGSLTVEEMQLPVAAESLEDLCIDERVGVLLDGFTLISGRELETIGEALQMTFEHQQWEECSSPEDFFWHRACVGERPNRMADDASRCSDVASADFRESSVSDKDFSFVHDDSNDWFSGLWSCKGGDWRRNEEAVQDRILRKKSVVNDGFPLCQMPKSGNEDPRWHQKDELYHPLQARRLDLPPWAFNWPDERSENDLASRLQVKPAMMRGVKGTMLSVVRINACVVRDQGSFVSEPRMKARTKERHSSRSARSHSSSSDAKRSSVETDSRSRFVDEHSSRGLRKSIVTINTPKDRVCTVHDLQLHLGDWYYFDGAGQEHGPSSYSELQELVDRGTIQKYTSVFRKFDKLWVPLTLAGENSETPLNIQQEKSSCGGSSGPAVPQLKGGMIESSKAASSFHSMHPQFVGYMRGKLHELVMRSYRSREFAAVINEVLDPWISAKQPKKELDKHIYRRSDADYHAGKRARLSNDETEEDSENEEVAERIQRDDISFEDLCNGNSFSQEEIVSSENELGSWGLLDGRVLARVFHFLRSDMTSLAVASSTCKHWRAAVRFYRDISRQVNLSSLGHSCTDSIIWKVLNCYDREKIKSLILTGCTNVTPGVLEDILRSCPCLSDIDIRGCSQLEDLTLTYSNINWVKSRKKFGDVHFKMRSLNQLTDRNLEYAGVKGIGGDVDDFSGLKDYFDSVDRRDSAGQSFHRGFYKRSKLFDARKSSSILSRDARMRQWAVKKSEKWNKRIEEFLASSLKDIMKQNTFDFFMPKVAKIEERMKNGYYIRNGISSIKEDIRRICRDAIKAKNHGEAGDMNHVISLFIQLATHLGERDDSWEGFSASSKYKWKVSRADSERKYASRSNGSSFVNGALNDGEYASDLEIRRRLSILNKKSMDSDSETSDDYGGSSESSKSESETTVSDTESDLGSQQDQSVFSNSREDGSSMADESFDDDREWGARMTKASLVPPVTRKYEVIDQYVIVADEDDVRRKMQVSLLEDYAEKLTAQRNGAEEVDMELPEVKDYKPRKKLGDEVIEQEVYGIDPYTHNLLLDSMPEESDWSLLDKHLFIEDVLLCSLNKQIRHFTGTGNTPMIYPLQPVIEEIERTAEDDHDFRTVRVCRAILRAIDSRREDKYVAYRKGLGVVCNKEEGFSEDDFVVEFLGEVYPTWKWFEKQDGIRSLQKNNKDPAPEFYNIYLERPKGDADGYDLVVVDAMHKANYASRICHSCRPNCEAKVTAVDGQYQIGIYSVRKIQYGEEITFDYNSVTESKEEYEASVCLCGSQVCRGSYLNLTGEEAFQKVLLEWHGILDRHQLMIESCEVNSVSEEDYYDLGRAGLGSCLLGGLPAWLIAYSARLVRFINSERTKLPEEILSHNLEEKRKYFLDICLEVEKSDAEVQAEGVYNQRLQNLAVTLDKVRYVMRCIFGDPKKAPPPLVRLSPKEVVSFLWKGEGSLVEELLQCMAPQVDDNVLNDLKSKILDHDPSGSDDILKELKRSLLWLRDEIRYLPCTYKCRHDAAADLIHVYAYTKCFFKIQGYKSVTSPPVYISPLDLGPKFSKKLGPGSHEYRKTYGENYCLGQLIFWQIQTNTEPDGSLFRASRGCLSLPDIGSFYAKVQKPSRQRVYGPKAVRFMLGRMEKQPQRPWPKDRIWSFSSSPKVFGSPMLDAVLNNTVMDREMVHWLKNRPAVFQAMWDR, encoded by the exons ATGGGTGATGGGGGAGTCGCATGCATGCCTTTGCAGCACCAGCATAATAGCATCATGGACAGGCTCTCAGCGCCGGAGAAAGCTCTCTGCGGAGGCAATGGGTTCAGCGCCAAGCCGCTCAAGTTGGACGGTTCCCAGcccaagaagaagatgaagaaggtcAAGAAAGTGGTCACCGTGAAGAAAGTGAGGACCTTGAAGAGTGAGGTGGCGCTGGCGCGGAAGGATAAGGGCGGCCAGCAAGTCGAGAATGGGGAGGCCTCTGCGGATAAGGCGCAGAATGATGAGGTGGAAGAGGGTGAATTGGGCACTCTGAAGTGGCCAGCTAAGGAAGTGGAGAACGGGGAGCTGGCGCCGGAGAAGCCGCAGCCGCGGAAAACTGAGGGTGACAAGGAAGAGACCGTCGCCGAGAAGTTGAGAAAAGTAGAACTGGAACATCATGGAGAATATGTTTCTGGTAGACCAAGAAAGGCGGAGGTGGAAAAGGAAGagataattttggaaaagagCAGGAGAGGTGAAGCCGAGAAAGGTGAATTAAGGCCCTGGAGAGGCTCCATTGACGATGTCGAGAAAGGAGAATTCATTCCTGACAGATGGGGTAGAGGCGAAGCGGCCAAGGATGATTACAGGTACTGTAGATCACGCAGGTATGACGCTGTGAGTCACAAGGTTTGGAGACGTGACCTTGACCATACACCACCTTCACATATGGGGAGTTCGGGGAAGTACTCCGGCGATGACAATTATCGGAAGAAAGAATTCAGCAGAAGTGCGGGTCTGCAAGTAAAGAATCCTTTCAAGTGGGAGGCTGGCCAGGAGAAAATAGTGAAACTGGGGTCAAAAGTTGTGGATGAAGGTGGTTCGCACAGGGTTGACTATCACAACGGTAAGAACCAGGGAAGAGACTACTTTCCTGGCAGTCGGCTGAAGCGCCATGGACATGATGCAGATTCGGATAGCAGTGATCGTGATCGCAAGAACTATGCGGATTACGCCGATTACGCAGGCCCAAAAAGCCGGAGAATTTCTGATGACGGTGTTCGTCCTGTGCAGTCGGAGCACTATTCTCGCCACTCTCCAGAAAGGCTTCAtagaaattcttcttcttttaggCTGTCTTCATTTGACAAGCATACTTCTAAACATCATGAAATTTCTGTATCTTCCAGAGGAGCTTATGACAGACATGGCCGCAGTCCAGTCCAGGCTGATAGGTCCCCACGTGGTCGAACTCGGTATCATGATCACAGGGAACGGAGTCCACTTCATCATGAGAGGTCACCATATAACCGAGAGAGATCTCCCCGCTATCCGGGAAGAATTTTTTCTAGTCGTGATAAATCTCCTTATAGCCGCCAAAGATCTCCATATGCTCGTGATAATGCCCCATACAACCGTGAGAAGTCTCCTTGTGGTCGTGAAAGAACGCCATATGGCCGTGAAAGGTCTCCCTATGGTCGTGACAAATCCCCATTTGAGCGTAGCCATCACTTTGATCGCCGCAACAGAAGTCCTTGTGCAGAGCGGTCACCGCAAGATCGAGGTAGGCATCGGGACCGCAGGGACACACACCAAAATAATAACGAGCGGTCTCAGGTCGATCGAGGTCGGCCGAATAATAACCGTGAAACAAGCCATAAGAGTGGAAAGGAGAAGCCCAATATTCAGTTGGGAAAcaaaggggaagaagagaagCCAAATGAGAGGAATTCTACTGCAATGGAGGCTGATAATTCCATCAAGGAATGTGATGTCAGAGTCAGTATGCCTAATACAGATACATCATCTCACGAAGAGAGAAGTGGCAGCATTCAATCTCACAAGGAGGACCAGACTCAGAGTCCAAGTGTTGACTGCAAGGAATCTCCAAATGTCAATGGGGTTCCTCAAGAAGAGCTGCTCTCCATGGAAGAGGATATGGATATATGTGATACACCACCACATGTGCCTCTGGTGGCCGACTCAACGGTGGGGAAGTGGATTTACCTTGATTACCTGGGTTGCGAATGTGGCCCTTCGAAACTCTGCGATCTCAAGTCACTTGTTCAAGACGGCATTCTTCATTCAGATCACTTTATTAAACACATGGATAGCAACAGGTGGATGACTGTTGAAAATGCAGCTTCCCCTTTGGTAACCGTGACTTTTCCATCTATAGTATCAGAAAATATAACGCAGCTGGTAAATCCTCCAGAAGCTCCTGGTAACGTGTTGGACGATACTGCTGATGGTGGTCAATCTGGTAGTCTGACTGTTGAAGAAATGCAGTTGCCTGTTGCAGCTGAGTCTCTGGAAGATCTTTGCATTGACGAAAGAGTTGGAGTTCTGCTTGATGGTTTCACTTTGATTTCGGGGAGGGAACTTGAAACTATTGGAG AAGCCTTGCAGATGACATTTGAGCATCAACAATGGGAGGAATGTTCTAGCCCTGAAG ATTTTTTCTGGCATCGAGCTTGTGTTGGAGAAAGACCAAATAGGATGGCAGATGATGCATCAAGATGTTCTGATGTTGCATCGGCTGACTTTAGGGAAAGTTCAGTCTCGGACAAAGATTTCTCATTTGTCCATGATGACTCTAACGATTGGTTTTCCGGCCTCTGGTCATGCAAAGGTGGAGATTGGAGAAGGAATGAGGAAGCTGTGCAAGATagaattttgagaaagaaatcTGTAGTGAATGATGGTTTTCCACTATGCCAAATGCCAAAGTCTGGAAACGAGGATCCTAGGTGGCATCAGAAAGATGAATTATATCATCCTTTGCAGGCCAGAAGGCTTGACTTGCCTCCTTGGGCATTTAATTGGCCAGATGAGAGGAGTGAGAATGACTTGGCTAGCAGATTGCAAGTTAAGCCTGCTATGATGCGAGGTGTCAAAGGTACAATGTTATCTGTGGTCAGGATAAATGCATGTGTTGTGAGGGATCAGGGCTCTTTTGTTTCTGAACCTCGAATGAAAGCCCGGACAAAGGAGAGGCACTCTTCTAGGTCTGCTCGGTCacattcttcaagttctgaTGCCAAGAGATCCTCTGTAGAAACTGATTCCCGGTCGAGATTTGTTGATGAACACAGCTCACGGGGCTTAAGGAAGAGCATTGTCACCATTAACACGCCAAAGGACCGAGTATGCACTGTCCATGACCTGCAATTGCATTTGGGTGATTGGTACTATTTTGATGGAGCTGGACAAGAACATGGGCCTTCTTCATATTCAGAGCTTCAGGAGCTAGTTGATAGAGGTACCATTCAGAAATATACCAGTGTTTTCAGGAAATTTGATAAACTCTGGGTTCCGCTGACATTGGCAGGTGAGAATTCTGAAACTCCTCTCAATATACAACAGGAGAAGAGTTCCTGTGGTGGTTCTTCTGGTCCTGCTGTCCCACAATTGAAAGGTGGTATGATTGAAAGCAGTAAGGCTGCCTCTTCATTCCACAGCATGCACCCACAGTTTGTTGGTTATATGAGGGGAAAGCTACATGAACTAGTCATGAGATCATATAGAAGCAGGGAGTTTGCTGCCGTGATTAATGAGGTATTAGATCCGTGGATCAGTGCCAAACAGCCAAAGAAAGAGCTTGACAAGCACATTTATCGAAGATCAG ATGCTGATTACCATGCCGGCAAACGAGCACGTCTTTCCAATGACGAAACCGAAGAAGAtagtgaaaatgaagaagtcGCTGAGAGAATTCAGAGGGATGACATCTCATTTGAGGATCTATGTAATGGCAATTCTTTCAGTCAGgaagaaattgtttcttctgaAAATGAGTTGGGTTCTTGGGGTTTATTGGATGGTCGTGTGCTCGCTCGAGTATTCCATTTTCTGAGGTCGGATATGACATCCCTTGCTGTTGCTTCTTCTACTTGTAAGCACTGGAGGGCTGCAGTAAGGTTTTACAGGGATATCTCCCGACAGGTTAATTTGTCATCGCTGGGTCATAGCTGTACCGATTCAATAATCTGGAAAGTCTTG AATTGTTATGACAGAGAAAAGATAAAGTCACTGATATTGACTGGATGCACCAATGTAACTCCAGGCGTGCTTGAAGATATTTTGCGTTCATGTCCTTGTTTATCTGACATAGATATCAGAGGTTGCAGTCAGCTTGAGGACTTGACCCTAACATATTCCAACATAAATTGGGTCAAGAGCCGAAAGAAATTTGGTGATGTGCACTTCAAGATGAGGAGTTTAAACCAGTTGACGGACAGGAACTTGGAATATGCTGGAGTAAAGGGTATAGGTGGTGATGTAGATGATTTTAGTGGTTTGAAAGATTATTTTGATAGCGTGGATAGGAGAGATTCAGCTGGTCAATCTTTCCATCGGGGGTTCTATAAACGTTCCAAATTGTTCGATGCAAGAAAATCCTCCTCCATTCTATCAAGGGATGCGCGCATGAGGCAATGGGCTGTTAAGAAATCTGAAAAGTGGAACAAGAGGATAGAGGAGTTTCTTGCTTCAAGTCTGAAGGACATCATGAAGCAAAACacctttgatttcttcatgccgAAG GTTGCTAAAATTGAAGAGAGGATGAAGAATGGTTATTATATTCGCAATGGGATTAGTTCTATCAAGGAGGATATCCGTCGAATATGTCGGGATGCCATAAA AGCAAAGAATCATGGTGAGGCTGGGGATATGAACCATGTCATATCATTATTTATCCAACTCGCCACTCatttgggagagagagatgactcATGGGAAGGGTTCTCTGCTTCTTCAAAGTATAAATGGAAAGTAAGCAGAGCTGATAGTGAGAGAAAGTATGCAAGTAGAAGCAATGGTTCCTCATTTGTGAATGGCGCTTTAAATGATGGGGAGTATGCTTCTGATCTGGAAATTAGAAGGCGTTTGTccatattgaataaaaaatcaatggATTCAGATAGTGAAACATCTGATGACTATGGCGGATCTTCTGAAAGTAGCAAGTCTGAAAGTGAGACTACTGTTTCTGACACGGAAAGTGACTTGGGATCGCAGCAAGATCAATCTGTATTCTCGAACTCAAGAGAAGATGGCAGTTCCATGGCAGATGAGAGTTTTGATGACGACCGTGAGTGGGGTGCCCGCATGACAAAAGCAAGCCTTGTTCCTCCTGttacaagaaaatatgaagTTATCGACCAGTATGTCATAGTAGCCGATGAGGATGATGTGAGGCGTAAGATGCAGGTATCTTTACTAGAGGACTATGCTGAGAAGCTCACTGCTCAGAGGAATGGAGCTGAGGAGGTGGATATGGAACTTCCAGAAGTCAAAGACTACAAACCCAGAAAGAAGCTTGGGGATGAAGTGATAGAGCAAGAAGTTTATGGAATTGACCCCTATACGCATAATCTTTTACTTGATTCAATGCCAGAGGAATCGGATTGGTCTCTCTTAGACAAGCATTTATTCATTGAAGATGTACTTCTTTGTAGTCTGAACAAACAAATCAGGCACTTTACAGGCACCGGAAACACTCCTATGATTTATCCTTTACAGCCTGttattgaagaaattgaaaggaCAGCTGAGGATGATCACGATTTCCGGACTGTGAGAGTTTGTAGGGCTATCTTGAGGGCCATTGATAGCCGTCGAGAAGACAAATACGTTGCTTATAGAAAG GGGCTTGGCGTTGTCTGCAACAAAGAAGAAGGATTTAGTGAAGATGATTTTGTGGTGGAGTTCTTGGGAGAG GTCTATCCTACTTGGAAATGGTTTGAGAAGCAAGATGGTATTCGATCATTGCAAAAGAACAATAAGGATCCTGCTCCAGAGTTCTATAATATTTATCTTGAGAGGCCAAag GGTGATGCTGATGGTTATGATTTAGTTGTTGTTGATGCCATGCATAAGGCAAACTATGCAAGCCGAATTTGTCACTCTTGCCGTCCTAATTGTGAAGCAAA GGTGACTGCAGTTGATGGACAGTATcagattggaatatattctgtACGCAAAATCCAATATGGTGAGGAGATAACATTTGACTACAATTCGGTCACAGAG AGTAAAGAGGAGTACGAAGCCTCTGTTTGTTTGTGTGGTAGCCAAGTCTGTCGAGGGAGCTATCTCAATTTGACTGGAGAGGAAGCTTTTCAAAAG GTTTTGTTGGAATGGCATGGGATTTTGGATAGGCATCAGTTGATGATAGAGTCTTGTGAGGTGAACTCGGTGTCTGAAGAAGATTACTATGACTTGGGAAGGGCGGGTTTGGGCAGTTGCTTGCTAGGCGGGCTGCCAGCTTGGTTAATTGCATATTCTGCTCGCTTG GTGAGGTTTATAAACTCTGAAAGAACTAAACTTCCTGAGGAGATTCTTTCGCATAATttggaggagaagaggaaataTTTTCTGGATATTTGCCTTGAAGTAGAGAAGAGTGATGCTGAAGTTCAG GCTGAGGGTGTCTATAACCAGAGGCTTCAAAATTTGGCCGTTACTCTAGACAAG GTGCGGTATGTTATGAGATGTATTTTTGGAGATCCAAAGAAGGCCCCACCTCCGCTGGTAAGGCTCAGTCCTAAAGAAGTAGTCTCCTTCCTGTGGAAAGGAGAAGGATCGCTGGTGGAGGAACTTCTTCAGTGCATGGCTCCTCAAGTGGATGATAATGTGCTAAATGATCTCAAGTCAAAGATTCTTGATCATGATCCTTCTGGTTCAGATGACATCCTGAAAGAGCTAAAACGATCCTTATTGTG GTTGAGGGATGAGATCCGCTATCTTCCATGTACATACAAATGCCGGCACGACGCCGCCGCTGACTTGATCCATGTCTATGCTTACACAAAGTGCTTCTTTAAAATACAG GGATATAAATCTGTGACGTCACCACCAGTTTACATTTCTCCGCTTGATTTGGGTCCAAAATTCAGCAAAAAGTTGGGCCCAGGTTCTCATGAGTATCGCAAGACCTATGGAGAGAATTATTGTTTAGGGCAACTTATTTTTTGGCAGATCCAGACAAACACCGAGCCAGATGGTAGCTTGTTTAGAGCAAGTAGGGGATGCCTGTCATTACCCGATATAGGTTCATTTTATGCCAAAGTTCAGAAGCCGTCACGGCAGCGTGTTTACGGCCCAAAGGCCGTTAGATTTATGCTGGGAAGAATG GAGAAACAGCCCCAGAGACCGTGGCCAAAGGACCGGATATGGTCATTTAGCAGCTCGCCCAAAGTGTTTGGGAGCCCAATGCTCGATGCGGTTTTGAACAACACTGTGATGGACCGAGAGATGGTGCACTGGCTGAAGAACAGGCCCGCTGTGTTTCAGGCAATGTGGGATCGGTGA
- the LOC120287312 gene encoding putative protein TPRXL, giving the protein MNGDPLSAFYGGEPSSSRRRSSRRLLLSSSPPAAAEDMSNFDAMFAGVSLRSLLLDDPVVSSSPSPFSSSSSPSPLWSPLPSPLSPYSPSPEQQLQLQQQQQLSFRCSPSPLKMPKQEPGHGFPDFAPGPSRFNSPSLAFAAADDSTLCFPSTACPTSSAPSRRSKRSRRRRRRRSRRQKRAPARLASAPRPTQRRRSGPEKSGGR; this is encoded by the coding sequence aTGAACGGCGATCCTCTCTCGGCCTTCTACGGCGGCGAGCCCTCCTCGAGCCGACGCCGCAGCAGCCGCCGCCTCCTGCTGTCGTCATCCCCTCCGGCGGCCGCCGAGGACATGTCCAACTTCGACGCCATGTTCGCCGGCGTCAGCCTCCGGTCCCTCTTGCTCGACGACCCCGTCGTCTCCTCATCCCCTTcccctttctcctcctcctcttctccgtCCCCTCTCTGGTCGCCACTGCCGTCCCCGCTCTCTCCCTACTCTCCGAGTCCCGAGCAGCAGCTGCAGctgcagcaacagcagcagctcTCGTTTCGCTGCTCGCCGTCCCCTCTCAAGATGCCCAAGCAAGAACCCGGTCATGGCTTCCCCGACTTCGCTCCCGGTCCGTCTAGGTTTAACTCCCCCTCGCTCGCCTTTGCCGCCGCCGACGACTCGACCCTCTGCTTCCCCTCCACCGCTTGTCCGACCTCCTCCGCTCCCTCGAGGCGCTCCAaacgcagccgccgccgccgtcgccgccgcagcCGGCGGCAGAAGCGGGCCCCGGCCCGGCTCGCAAGCGCTCCCCGCCCGACCCAGAGAAGACGAAGCGGGCCAGAGAAAAGCGGAGGAAGATAG
- the LOC104439958 gene encoding uncharacterized protein LOC104439958 has translation MVKVKGVGILLCILIIGLDIAAGILGLEAEVEQNKEKHMRLGTFECKEPSPKVFKLGVGAAVLLALAHVLANLLGGCYNRICTHDGLQQPLAHCLITIACLVLTWILLAIGLSLLVIGTLANHKSRGSCGISHHHFLSIGGVVCFIHGLFSVAYYVSATPPATATATDG, from the exons ATGGTGAAAGTGAAAGGAGTGGGGATTCTTTTGTGCATCCTGATCATAGGCCTGGATATTGCAGCCGGGATTCTTGGCCTGGAAGCTGAGGTCGAGCAAAACAAG GAGAAGCACATGAGGCTGGGGACATTCGAGTGCAAAGAGCCGAGCCCGAAGGTGTTCAAGCTCGGTGTTGGCGCGGCGGTACTCCTCGCCTTAGCCCATGTCCTCGCCAATTTGCTCGGCGGCTGCTACAACCGTATCTGCACCCATGACGGGCTCCAGCAGCCCCTCGCCCATTGCCTGATCACCATAGCCTGCCTTGTCTTAACATG GATCCTACTGGCGATCGGCCTATCGCTGTTGGTCATCGGGACGCTGGCGAACCACAAGTCCAGAGGCTCCTGCGGTATCTCGCACCACCACTTCCTCTCCATCGGGGGCGTCGTCTGCTTCATCCACGGCCTCTTCTCCGTCGCTTACTACGTCTCCGCCACCCCTCCCGCCACCGCTACCGCCACCGACGGCTAA